The following proteins come from a genomic window of Mycobacterium sp. DL:
- the purS gene encoding phosphoribosylformylglycinamidine synthase subunit PurS — protein sequence MAKVVVHVMPKTEILDPQGQAIVGALGRLGFDGVSDVRQGKRFELEVDDSIDDEKLAEIAESLLANTVIEDWTVSRELPGGTA from the coding sequence GTGGCAAAAGTGGTGGTACACGTCATGCCGAAGACCGAGATCCTCGACCCGCAGGGGCAGGCGATCGTCGGGGCACTCGGCCGCCTCGGCTTCGACGGAGTCTCAGATGTGCGGCAGGGCAAGCGATTCGAGCTTGAAGTCGACGACAGCATCGACGACGAGAAGCTCGCCGAGATCGCCGAATCGTTGCTGGCGAACACCGTCATCGAGGACTGGACCGTCAGCAGGGAACTACCCGGGGGAACCGCATGA
- the purQ gene encoding phosphoribosylformylglycinamidine synthase subunit PurQ, with product MNARVGVITFPGTLDDIDAARAVRLAGAEAVNLWHADADLKGVDAVVVPGGFSYGDYLRCGAIARFAPVMGEVVAAAGRGMPVLGICNGFQVLCEAGLLPGALTRNAGLHFVCRDVWLEVASNTSAWTSRYEQGADLLVPLKSGEGRYVASEAVLDELEGEGRVVFRYRDNINGSMRAIAGISSADGRVVGLMPHPEHATEALTGPSDDGLGIFYSALDAVLVS from the coding sequence ATGAACGCCCGTGTGGGCGTCATCACGTTCCCGGGCACCCTCGACGACATCGACGCCGCGCGTGCGGTGCGACTGGCCGGCGCCGAAGCGGTGAACCTGTGGCACGCCGACGCCGACCTCAAGGGCGTCGACGCGGTGGTGGTCCCCGGCGGTTTCTCCTACGGCGACTACCTGCGTTGCGGAGCCATCGCGAGGTTCGCCCCGGTGATGGGTGAGGTCGTCGCCGCTGCCGGCCGTGGCATGCCGGTGCTGGGGATCTGCAACGGCTTTCAGGTGCTCTGCGAGGCCGGTCTGCTGCCCGGTGCGCTGACGCGTAACGCGGGCCTGCACTTCGTGTGCCGCGACGTGTGGCTTGAGGTCGCGTCCAACACCTCGGCGTGGACCTCGCGGTATGAGCAGGGTGCCGACCTGCTGGTGCCGCTGAAGTCGGGTGAGGGACGTTATGTCGCGAGCGAGGCCGTGCTCGACGAACTCGAGGGCGAAGGCCGGGTGGTCTTCCGCTACCGCGACAACATCAACGGCTCGATGCGCGCGATCGCCGGCATCAGCTCGGCCGACGGTCGCGTCGTCGGCCTGATGCCACACCCCGAGCACGCCACCGAAGCCCTGACCGGCCCGTCCGACGACGGGCTCGGCATCTTCTACTCCGCCCTGGACGCAGTTCTGGTGTCCTGA
- a CDS encoding Dyp-type peroxidase, with product MPDLDPQPVLAPLTPAAIFLVATIDDDGERSVHDALGDIAGLVRAIGFRDPTKRLSVVTSIGSDAWDRLFAGPRPAELHPFVELDGGRHRAPSTPGDLLFHIRAESMDVCFELATRLVGALDTITVVDETHGFRFFDNRDLLGFVDGTENPDGPLADSATRIGEEDPDFSGGCYVHVQKYVHDMGSWNSLSTEEQERVIGRTKLDDIELDDDAKPLNSHLALNVIEDEDGTELKIVRHNMPFGEVGTGEFGTYFIGYSRTAAVTERMLTNMFVGDPPGNTDRVLDFSTAVTGSMFFTPTTDFLNNPPPLPDSAAAESPAVAPVTTDSYDGSLGIGSLKGQPQ from the coding sequence GTGCCCGATCTTGATCCGCAGCCGGTTCTCGCGCCGCTGACTCCCGCGGCGATCTTCCTGGTGGCGACCATCGATGACGACGGCGAGCGGTCCGTCCACGATGCGCTGGGCGACATCGCAGGGCTGGTGCGGGCCATCGGATTCCGCGATCCGACGAAACGGCTCTCCGTCGTGACGTCGATCGGGTCCGACGCGTGGGACCGGTTGTTCGCCGGGCCCCGCCCCGCTGAACTGCACCCGTTCGTCGAACTCGACGGCGGCCGCCACCGCGCCCCATCGACGCCGGGCGACCTGCTGTTCCACATCCGCGCCGAGTCGATGGACGTCTGTTTCGAGCTGGCCACCAGACTGGTCGGCGCGCTGGACACGATCACCGTCGTCGACGAGACACACGGATTCCGGTTCTTCGACAACCGCGACCTGCTGGGTTTCGTTGACGGCACCGAGAATCCCGACGGCCCGCTTGCCGACAGTGCCACCCGGATCGGCGAGGAGGATCCCGACTTCTCCGGCGGCTGCTACGTGCACGTGCAGAAGTACGTGCACGACATGGGTTCCTGGAACTCGCTGTCGACCGAGGAGCAGGAAAGAGTCATCGGGCGCACCAAGCTCGACGACATCGAGCTCGACGACGATGCGAAGCCCCTGAATTCCCACCTGGCCCTCAACGTCATCGAGGACGAGGACGGCACCGAGCTCAAGATCGTGCGGCACAACATGCCGTTCGGCGAGGTCGGCACGGGCGAGTTCGGTACGTACTTCATCGGCTATTCGCGCACCGCAGCGGTGACCGAACGGATGCTGACCAACATGTTCGTCGGCGACCCGCCGGGCAACACCGACCGGGTACTGGACTTCTCCACCGCCGTCACCGGCTCGATGTTCTTCACCCCGACCACGGATTTCCTCAACAACCCTCCGCCGCTTCCGGATTCAGCGGCGGCGGAATCGCCGGCGGTCGCGCCGGTGACGACGGACAGCTATGACGGATCGCTCGGGATCGGCAGTCTGAAAGGACAACCTCAATGA
- a CDS encoding FAD-binding dehydrogenase, whose amino-acid sequence MADADVIVVGAGLAGLVAACELVERGRRVLIVDQENEANIGGQAFWSFGGLFFVDSPEQRRLGIRDSHELALQDWLGTAGFDRPEDHWPRQWAHAYVDFAAGEKRSWLRDRGLQTFALVGWAERGGYDARGHGNSVPRFHVTWGTGPALVDIFARRLAGVRFAHRHRVDELIVEGGAVVGVRGAVLEPSTAARGVTSSRKTTGDFEFRAQAVVVASGGIGGNHDLVRKNWPARMGRVPEQLLSGVPAHVDGRMLDISATAGGNLINSDRMWHYTEGITNYDPIWPMHGIRILPGPSSLWLDATGRRLPAPLYPGFDTLGTLEYIAKTGHDYTWFVLNSRIIDKEFGLSGQEQNPDLTGRSVRGVLERGRNGPAPVHAFVDKGVDFVTADTLRDLVVAMNAVPDVEPLDFAAVEAEVTARDREVANRFTKDSQITAIRAARGYLADRISRVVAPHRLTDPKAGPLIAVKLHILTRKSLGGLETDLDSRVLRSDGEVLPGLYAAGEAAGFGGGGVHGYRSLEGTFLGGCVFSGRAAGRAAARDVG is encoded by the coding sequence ATGGCTGACGCTGATGTCATCGTGGTGGGTGCCGGACTGGCGGGGCTGGTGGCCGCCTGCGAGCTGGTCGAACGGGGCCGTCGTGTCCTGATCGTCGACCAGGAGAACGAAGCCAACATCGGTGGTCAGGCGTTCTGGTCGTTCGGCGGGTTGTTCTTCGTCGACAGCCCCGAGCAGCGCCGCCTGGGTATCCGCGACAGCCACGAACTCGCGCTGCAGGACTGGCTGGGCACCGCCGGGTTCGACCGGCCCGAAGACCACTGGCCCAGGCAGTGGGCGCACGCCTACGTCGACTTCGCCGCCGGAGAGAAACGCAGTTGGTTGCGCGACCGGGGCCTGCAGACGTTCGCATTGGTGGGATGGGCCGAGCGGGGCGGTTACGACGCCCGCGGACACGGCAACTCGGTGCCGCGATTCCACGTCACCTGGGGCACCGGGCCGGCCCTGGTCGACATCTTCGCGCGTCGACTGGCCGGGGTGCGCTTCGCCCACCGGCACCGCGTCGACGAACTCATCGTCGAGGGCGGGGCGGTCGTCGGGGTGCGCGGGGCGGTGCTGGAACCGTCCACCGCTGCGCGAGGTGTCACGTCGTCACGAAAAACCACAGGGGACTTCGAATTTCGCGCGCAAGCGGTCGTCGTCGCCAGCGGTGGGATCGGCGGCAACCACGACCTGGTCCGCAAGAACTGGCCGGCCCGCATGGGGCGGGTCCCCGAACAACTGCTCAGCGGGGTCCCCGCCCACGTGGACGGCCGGATGCTCGACATCTCGGCAACAGCCGGCGGGAACCTGATCAACAGCGACCGGATGTGGCACTACACGGAGGGCATCACCAACTACGACCCGATCTGGCCGATGCACGGCATCCGCATCCTGCCCGGGCCGTCGTCGCTGTGGCTGGACGCCACCGGCAGGCGACTGCCCGCGCCGCTGTACCCCGGGTTCGACACCCTCGGGACGCTGGAGTACATCGCCAAGACCGGCCACGACTACACCTGGTTCGTGCTGAACTCGCGCATCATCGACAAGGAGTTCGGTCTGTCCGGCCAGGAGCAGAACCCCGATCTGACGGGTCGCAGTGTCCGCGGAGTCCTGGAGCGGGGCAGGAATGGCCCCGCGCCGGTGCACGCCTTCGTCGACAAGGGCGTGGACTTCGTCACCGCAGACACCCTGCGGGATCTGGTCGTGGCGATGAACGCGGTCCCCGACGTCGAGCCGCTGGATTTCGCCGCGGTCGAAGCGGAGGTCACCGCACGGGATCGCGAGGTCGCCAACCGGTTCACCAAGGACAGCCAGATCACCGCGATCCGCGCCGCCCGTGGCTACCTGGCCGACCGCATCAGCCGAGTCGTCGCCCCGCACCGGCTGACGGACCCCAAAGCAGGACCGCTGATCGCGGTGAAGTTACACATCTTGACCCGGAAGTCGTTGGGCGGCTTGGAAACCGACCTGGACTCGCGGGTGTTGCGCAGCGACGGCGAGGTGTTGCCAGGCCTGTACGCCGCCGGCGAGGCCGCCGGTTTCGGCGGTGGCGGCGTGCACGGCTACCGCTCGCTGGAGGGGACGTTCCTCGGTGGGTGCGTGTTCTCGGGCCGGGCGGCCGGTCGGGCGGCCGCCCGCGACGTCGGCTGA
- a CDS encoding MBL fold metallo-hydrolase produces MQLTHFGHSCLLASFPGAPDDGIGGATTVLFDPGNFSHGFEGITGLSAILITHQHPDHADTERLPALIEANPQAALYADPQTAAQLGAPWQAVQVGDTLSVGHLTVRGVGGQHAVIHPEIPIIDNISYLVGDGKHPAKLMHPGDALFVPGEPVDVLATPAAAPWMKISEAVDYLRAVAPTHAVPIHQAIVDPIARPIYYGRLSEMTDTDFQVLEPESGTQF; encoded by the coding sequence ATGCAGCTCACACACTTCGGACATTCATGCCTGTTGGCCAGCTTTCCGGGAGCACCGGACGACGGCATCGGCGGTGCGACGACGGTGTTGTTCGACCCGGGCAACTTCTCCCACGGCTTCGAGGGAATCACGGGTCTGTCGGCGATCCTGATCACCCACCAACACCCCGACCACGCCGACACCGAGCGACTGCCCGCCCTCATCGAGGCCAACCCGCAGGCCGCCCTCTACGCAGACCCGCAGACAGCAGCTCAGCTGGGCGCACCGTGGCAGGCGGTTCAGGTCGGCGACACTCTGTCCGTCGGACATCTGACGGTGCGGGGTGTCGGTGGCCAGCATGCGGTCATCCATCCGGAGATCCCGATCATCGACAACATCTCGTATCTCGTCGGCGACGGTAAGCATCCGGCAAAGCTGATGCACCCCGGCGATGCGCTGTTCGTCCCCGGCGAGCCCGTGGACGTGCTGGCCACGCCTGCCGCGGCGCCGTGGATGAAGATCTCAGAGGCCGTCGACTACCTGCGTGCGGTCGCGCCGACCCACGCGGTGCCGATCCACCAGGCGATCGTGGACCCGATCGCCCGCCCCATCTACTACGGCCGACTGTCGGAGATGACCGACACCGACTTCCAGGTCCTCGAACCGGAGAGCGGCACGCAGTTCTAG
- a CDS encoding DUF1707 domain-containing protein has protein sequence MDAGQPDFRASDADRAAVTQILEQAVGQGMLTLDEYTERVTVVLSARTRRELDTVIADLPHVRRQAAPAPPEVLGSWMSSITRKGQWTVPPRLRLNTRMCSTTLDFTSALLHSPVVEIEIDDYFSSTDLILPDGATADLNGVVNIGSSASVKVTTSPPSPRLHVVVRGKVRFGSLTARHSFGTKLKRLLG, from the coding sequence ATGGACGCTGGACAACCGGATTTCAGGGCATCGGACGCCGATCGGGCCGCAGTGACCCAGATTCTCGAACAGGCCGTCGGTCAGGGGATGCTCACGCTCGACGAGTACACCGAGCGGGTCACCGTCGTGCTCTCCGCGCGAACCCGCCGGGAACTGGACACCGTGATCGCCGACCTGCCCCATGTTCGCCGCCAGGCCGCGCCGGCGCCACCCGAAGTCCTGGGCAGCTGGATGTCCAGCATCACCCGCAAAGGTCAGTGGACAGTGCCGCCCCGGCTGCGGCTGAACACCCGGATGTGCTCGACGACACTTGATTTCACGTCCGCGCTGCTGCACAGCCCGGTGGTGGAGATCGAGATCGACGATTACTTCAGCTCGACCGACCTGATCCTGCCCGACGGTGCGACCGCCGACCTCAACGGTGTCGTCAACATCGGGTCCTCCGCGTCGGTGAAGGTGACGACGAGTCCGCCGTCGCCGCGTCTGCACGTCGTCGTGCGGGGCAAGGTCCGGTTCGGTTCGCTGACCGCCCGCCATTCGTTCGGTACCAAACTCAAGCGGCTGCTCGGCTGA
- a CDS encoding family 1 encapsulin nanocompartment shell protein, protein MNNLYRELAPITDVAWAEIEQEATRTFKRHIAGRRVVDVSEPGGPVTAAVSTGHLIDVAAPGDGVVAHLRDARPLVRLRVPFTVNRIDIDDVERGSQDSDWDPVKDAAKKLAFIEDRAIFEGYEAAHIGGIRKASSCPSLALPEDPREIPDVISQALSELRLAGVDGPYSVLLSADIYTQVSETTANGYPIREHLNRLVDGDIIWAPAIDGAFVLSTRGGDFDLQLGTDVCIGYLSHDAETVQLYLQETMTFLCYTAEAAVALRA, encoded by the coding sequence ATGAACAACCTGTACCGCGAACTGGCCCCGATCACCGACGTCGCGTGGGCGGAGATCGAGCAGGAAGCCACCCGTACCTTCAAGCGCCACATCGCGGGCCGCCGGGTGGTCGACGTCAGCGAACCTGGAGGCCCCGTCACCGCGGCGGTGAGTACCGGCCACCTGATCGATGTCGCCGCACCCGGCGACGGCGTGGTCGCCCACCTGCGTGATGCGCGGCCGCTGGTCAGGCTGCGGGTGCCGTTCACGGTGAACCGGATCGACATCGACGACGTCGAGCGCGGGTCGCAGGATTCGGATTGGGACCCGGTCAAGGACGCCGCCAAGAAGCTGGCGTTCATCGAGGATCGGGCGATCTTCGAGGGATACGAGGCGGCCCACATCGGTGGCATCCGCAAGGCGAGTTCGTGCCCCAGTCTGGCGCTGCCCGAAGACCCGCGCGAGATCCCCGACGTGATCAGCCAGGCACTCTCGGAACTGCGACTGGCCGGCGTCGACGGCCCGTACAGCGTGCTGCTGTCGGCGGACATCTACACGCAGGTCAGCGAAACCACCGCGAACGGCTATCCCATCCGCGAACACCTCAACCGACTGGTCGACGGTGACATCATCTGGGCGCCGGCCATCGACGGAGCATTCGTATTATCCACCCGCGGAGGCGATTTCGACCTGCAGCTGGGCACCGACGTGTGCATCGGCTACCTGTCCCACGACGCCGAGACCGTGCAGCTCTACCTGCAGGAGACAATGACGTTCCTGTGTTACACCGCCGAGGCGGCAGTCGCGCTGCGGGCCTGA
- a CDS encoding S9 family peptidase: MKSPTAKRVEHRREYHGDLFIDPYEWLRDKSSQEVIDHLEAENAYTEHVTADLEPLRQKIFDEIKARTKETDLSVPTRRGDWWYYGRSFQGKQYGVQCRCPVADPEDWTPPQFDEHTEIPGEQVLLDENVEAAGHEFFSLGAATVSVDGKTLAYSVDVKGDERYTLRFKDLETGRRYDDEIVDVGAGATWAADNRTVYYVTVDDAWRPDTVWRHRLGAGQPSERVHHEADERFWVAVGRTRSNKYVIIAAGSAVTSELRYGDATDPQAEFATVWPRREGIEYSVDHAVIGGQDKFLILHNDGAENFTLVEAPVDEPTSLRTLIHHRADVRLDSVDAFADHLVVSYRKAALPRIQLWPLTESGYGNAEDVTFESELMSVGLSANPNWSAPKLRIGATSFVTPVRIYDLDLSSGDRTLLREQPVLGDYRAEDYVEKRDWAVAPDGARIPISIIHRAGLRYPAPVLLYGYGAYESCEDPRFSIARLSLLDRGMVFAVAHVRGGGELGRPWYEHGKMLEKRNTFTDFIAVAAHLVGNDVTKPENLVAYGGSAGGLLMGAVANLAPELFAGILAAVPFVDPLTTILDPSLPLTVTEWDEWGNPLEDPDVYRYMKSYSPYENVEAKNYPEILAMTSLNDTRVYYVEPAKWVAALRHAQVDPGNDAAKVLLKTEMNAGHGGISGRYERWKEAAFQYAWLLDRAGVDGHR; this comes from the coding sequence GTGAAGTCACCCACCGCGAAGCGGGTGGAGCACCGCCGGGAGTACCACGGCGACCTGTTCATCGATCCCTACGAGTGGCTGCGAGACAAGTCCAGCCAGGAGGTGATCGACCACCTCGAGGCCGAGAACGCCTACACCGAGCACGTGACCGCGGATCTGGAGCCTCTGCGGCAGAAGATCTTCGACGAGATCAAGGCCAGGACCAAGGAGACCGATCTCTCGGTGCCCACCCGCCGGGGAGACTGGTGGTACTACGGTCGCAGCTTCCAAGGCAAGCAGTACGGCGTCCAATGCCGTTGCCCGGTCGCCGATCCCGAAGACTGGACGCCGCCGCAGTTCGACGAGCACACCGAGATCCCCGGCGAGCAGGTGCTGCTGGACGAGAACGTCGAGGCCGCAGGGCACGAGTTCTTCTCACTCGGCGCGGCGACGGTCAGTGTCGACGGCAAGACCCTTGCCTATTCGGTCGACGTCAAGGGTGACGAGCGATACACGTTGCGATTCAAGGACCTCGAGACCGGCCGGCGCTACGACGACGAGATCGTCGACGTCGGCGCCGGCGCGACGTGGGCCGCCGACAACCGCACCGTCTACTACGTCACCGTCGACGACGCGTGGCGCCCGGACACCGTGTGGCGGCACCGGTTGGGGGCCGGACAACCGTCTGAACGCGTTCATCACGAAGCGGACGAACGATTCTGGGTCGCTGTCGGCCGGACCCGCAGCAACAAGTACGTCATCATCGCCGCCGGCAGTGCGGTCACCTCCGAACTCCGCTACGGCGACGCCACGGACCCGCAGGCCGAGTTTGCCACTGTGTGGCCGCGACGCGAGGGTATCGAGTACTCGGTCGACCACGCGGTCATCGGCGGGCAGGACAAATTTCTGATCCTGCACAACGACGGAGCGGAGAACTTCACTCTCGTCGAGGCCCCGGTCGACGAGCCCACCTCGCTGCGCACGCTGATCCACCATCGCGCCGATGTGCGACTGGACTCGGTCGACGCGTTCGCCGACCACCTGGTGGTCAGCTATCGCAAAGCCGCGCTGCCCCGAATCCAGTTGTGGCCATTGACCGAATCGGGCTACGGCAACGCCGAGGACGTCACCTTCGAGTCGGAACTGATGTCGGTGGGCCTGTCGGCGAACCCGAACTGGAGCGCGCCGAAACTGCGCATCGGCGCGACGTCGTTCGTCACCCCGGTACGCATCTACGACCTCGACCTGTCCTCCGGTGATCGAACTCTGCTGCGGGAGCAACCCGTGCTGGGTGACTACCGCGCGGAGGACTACGTCGAGAAACGCGACTGGGCGGTGGCGCCCGACGGCGCGCGGATTCCGATCTCGATCATCCACCGGGCCGGCCTGCGATACCCGGCGCCGGTGCTGCTCTACGGCTACGGCGCCTATGAGTCGTGCGAGGATCCCAGGTTCTCCATCGCGCGGTTGTCCCTGCTCGATCGCGGAATGGTTTTTGCCGTCGCCCATGTGCGCGGCGGCGGCGAACTCGGCAGGCCGTGGTACGAGCACGGCAAGATGCTGGAGAAGCGGAACACGTTCACCGACTTCATCGCGGTGGCAGCCCATCTCGTCGGAAACGACGTGACCAAACCGGAGAACCTGGTGGCCTACGGAGGCAGTGCCGGCGGTCTGCTGATGGGCGCGGTGGCCAACCTGGCGCCCGAACTGTTCGCCGGAATCCTGGCCGCAGTTCCGTTCGTGGATCCGCTGACCACCATCCTGGATCCGTCGCTGCCGTTGACCGTCACCGAGTGGGACGAGTGGGGAAACCCACTGGAGGACCCCGACGTCTACCGCTACATGAAGTCCTATTCGCCCTACGAGAACGTCGAAGCCAAGAATTATCCCGAGATCCTGGCCATGACATCGCTCAACGACACCAGGGTGTACTACGTCGAGCCGGCGAAATGGGTTGCCGCGCTGCGTCACGCCCAGGTCGACCCGGGTAACGACGCAGCCAAGGTGCTGCTCAAGACGGAGATGAACGCCGGACACGGGGGCATCAGCGGCCGGTACGAACGCTGGAAGGAGGCCGCGTTCCAGTACGCATGGCTGCTCGACAGGGCTGGTGTGGACGGCCATCGATGA
- a CDS encoding phosphoribosylaminoimidazolesuccinocarboxamide synthase, with amino-acid sequence MRPALSDYQHLASGKVRELYRVDSGHLLFVASDRISAYDYILDSAIPDKGRVLTAMSVFFFGHVDSPNHLAGPPDDERIPAEVLGRALVVEQLEMLPVEAVARGYLTGSGLIDYQKTGAVCGIALPPGLTEASRFPEPLFTPASKAELGQHDENITFDDVIDLVGATRAEQLRERTLQTYRQGAEHALTKGIILADTKFEFGVDGAGELKLADEVFTPDSSRYWRAADYVEGVVQNSFDKQFVRNWLTGPESGWDRSADVAPPALPAEIVEATRARYIEAYERISGLRFDDWIGVSA; translated from the coding sequence ATGCGCCCCGCTCTGTCCGACTACCAGCATCTGGCCAGCGGCAAGGTTCGTGAGCTCTACCGGGTCGACAGCGGGCACCTGCTCTTCGTCGCCTCCGACCGGATCTCTGCCTACGACTACATCCTGGATTCGGCGATTCCCGACAAGGGCCGCGTCCTGACGGCCATGAGCGTGTTCTTCTTCGGTCATGTGGACTCGCCCAACCATCTGGCGGGCCCGCCCGACGACGAGCGCATCCCGGCCGAGGTGCTGGGCCGGGCCCTGGTCGTCGAGCAGTTGGAGATGCTGCCGGTGGAGGCGGTCGCCCGCGGTTACCTCACCGGGTCGGGGCTGATCGACTACCAGAAGACCGGCGCGGTGTGCGGCATCGCGCTGCCGCCCGGGTTGACCGAGGCCAGCAGATTCCCCGAACCGTTGTTCACCCCGGCGAGCAAGGCCGAACTCGGTCAGCACGACGAGAACATCACCTTCGACGACGTCATCGACCTCGTCGGGGCCACCCGGGCCGAACAACTGCGCGAGCGCACCCTGCAGACCTACCGCCAGGGTGCCGAGCACGCGCTGACCAAGGGCATCATCCTCGCCGACACCAAATTCGAATTCGGCGTCGACGGGGCCGGCGAACTGAAGCTCGCCGACGAGGTCTTCACCCCCGACTCCTCCCGCTACTGGCGCGCGGCGGACTACGTCGAAGGTGTCGTCCAGAACAGCTTCGACAAACAGTTCGTCCGCAATTGGCTGACCGGACCCGAGTCGGGGTGGGACCGTAGCGCCGACGTCGCGCCACCCGCGCTCCCGGCGGAGATCGTCGAGGCGACCCGAGCGCGCTACATCGAAGCCTACGAACGTATCTCGGGCCTGAGGTTCGACGACTGGATCGGAGTGTCCGCGTGA
- a CDS encoding ATPase, whose translation MRLMLAVVAAVCGLVVVPGTARSVPGICPPFCDSIPDAAWIESSSLPLYPVYRWPGLAALAVDAPAPRFGFEGWCASPTVADDPRDYVVAARAEVSNPDGQWNLRVQVLHWRGPVTAGGPIALETLEKARMALALCHLTAPAVSPSITSSDAERLATVISDGGRRVMHAYLVADPRNGSLVEVALWSTLPSAVEWSAVPDTQVFDAMAAPLCAAYLGSCR comes from the coding sequence GTGAGATTGATGCTCGCGGTGGTGGCGGCGGTCTGCGGACTCGTGGTGGTCCCGGGCACCGCCCGCTCCGTGCCGGGGATTTGTCCGCCCTTCTGTGACTCGATCCCCGATGCCGCGTGGATCGAGTCCAGTTCCCTCCCGCTGTACCCGGTCTACCGCTGGCCCGGCCTGGCAGCGCTGGCCGTCGACGCGCCCGCACCCCGGTTCGGGTTCGAGGGGTGGTGTGCGAGTCCGACCGTGGCCGACGATCCCCGGGACTACGTGGTGGCCGCCCGCGCCGAGGTGAGCAATCCCGACGGGCAGTGGAACCTGCGGGTGCAGGTTCTGCACTGGCGGGGCCCCGTCACGGCCGGGGGTCCGATCGCCCTGGAGACGCTGGAGAAGGCCCGGATGGCGCTGGCGCTGTGCCACCTCACCGCGCCCGCGGTGTCACCGTCGATCACCAGCAGCGATGCGGAGCGGCTTGCGACGGTGATCAGCGACGGCGGCCGCCGGGTCATGCACGCCTACCTGGTGGCGGACCCGCGCAACGGTTCCCTGGTCGAGGTGGCGCTGTGGTCGACGCTGCCCAGCGCCGTCGAGTGGTCTGCGGTGCCCGACACCCAGGTTTTTGATGCGATGGCAGCGCCGCTGTGCGCCGCTTACCTGGGCTCATGCCGGTGA
- a CDS encoding DUF2334 domain-containing protein has translation MAGQLIVSISGVSDRTLPDVAAFSAQLDARGVPGSFLVAPRLKGGYRLDRDAATVGWLVDRRAHGDAIVLNGFDEAATKARRGEFAALPAHEANLRLMAADRTLEHLGLRTRLFAAPGWNISQGAVTVLPRNGFRLLAGLAGITDLVRQSTVRTRVLGIGEGFLAEPWWCRTLVLSAERTARRGGVVRVAVGARHLRRPGARQAMLDAVDLALMHSCVPTVYEWRAATALSDAA, from the coding sequence GTGGCAGGACAACTGATCGTGTCGATATCCGGGGTCAGCGACCGCACGCTTCCCGACGTCGCCGCCTTCAGCGCCCAACTCGACGCCCGGGGTGTCCCCGGATCGTTCCTGGTGGCGCCGCGCCTCAAGGGTGGGTACCGACTCGACCGCGACGCAGCCACGGTTGGCTGGCTGGTCGACCGGCGCGCCCACGGAGACGCGATCGTACTGAACGGCTTCGACGAGGCTGCCACCAAGGCGCGGCGCGGCGAGTTCGCCGCACTGCCGGCCCATGAGGCGAACCTGCGGTTGATGGCCGCCGACCGGACCCTCGAGCACCTCGGTCTGCGTACCCGACTTTTCGCCGCACCGGGCTGGAACATCTCCCAGGGGGCAGTCACGGTACTGCCCCGCAACGGGTTCCGCCTGCTGGCCGGTCTGGCCGGAATCACCGACCTGGTTCGCCAGAGCACCGTGCGGACCCGCGTGCTGGGCATCGGGGAAGGCTTCCTCGCGGAGCCGTGGTGGTGTCGCACTCTGGTGCTGTCGGCTGAGCGCACGGCTCGACGCGGGGGCGTCGTCAGGGTGGCTGTCGGCGCCCGGCACCTGCGCCGTCCGGGGGCCCGGCAGGCGATGCTCGACGCGGTCGATCTGGCGCTGATGCACTCGTGCGTACCCACCGTCTACGAGTGGCGGGCCGCAACTGCGCTGTCTGACGCCGCGTAG
- a CDS encoding glutathione peroxidase, translating to MTDTPITDIALTTLDGRSTTLAELADGAALIVNVASKCGLTPQYAALEQLARDYSGRGLTVIGVPCNQFMGQEPGTAEEIQTFCSTTYGVTFPLLAKTEVNGPDRHPLYAELTRTPDDQGEAGDVQWNFEKFLLAPGATEITRFRPSTTPDAPEVVSAIEAVLPR from the coding sequence ATGACCGACACACCGATCACCGACATCGCGCTCACCACACTGGACGGCCGGTCCACCACGCTCGCTGAGCTGGCCGACGGGGCGGCGCTGATCGTCAACGTCGCCTCCAAGTGCGGGCTGACCCCGCAGTACGCCGCCCTGGAACAGCTGGCGAGGGACTACAGCGGCCGCGGCCTGACGGTGATCGGGGTGCCGTGCAATCAGTTCATGGGTCAGGAGCCCGGCACGGCAGAGGAGATTCAGACCTTCTGCTCGACGACCTACGGGGTCACCTTCCCGCTGCTGGCCAAGACCGAGGTCAACGGCCCGGACCGGCATCCGCTCTACGCCGAGCTCACCAGAACCCCCGACGATCAGGGTGAGGCCGGCGACGTGCAGTGGAACTTCGAGAAGTTCCTGCTGGCCCCGGGCGCAACCGAGATCACGAGGTTCCGGCCGAGCACCACGCCCGACGCGCCCGAGGTGGTGTCGGCGATCGAGGCCGTCTTGCCGCGCTAA